From a region of the Odoribacter splanchnicus DSM 20712 genome:
- a CDS encoding pyridoxamine kinase, with protein sequence MKKIAAIHDLSGYGRASLTVAIPILSYMGYQVCPLPTAILSAHSEYKDFRSFDLTDQMQGIIDHWKELDLHFDALYSGYLASEKQMNIVSGFFDDFSQDDNFILVDPVLGDHGKLYPGMDTGMITGMRELCKKANVITPNLTEAAFLLDTAPSPHTPPAEAIEWCKALSKLGPEYVIITSAPSGNEKKVATLAYNKNDERLWRVSSDYVAASYPGTGDAFASVITGCLLNGDSLPEAIERAVHFINMGIKATFGYTHNPLDGMNQEKVLHYLNESLPYFTYELLPG encoded by the coding sequence ATGAAAAAAATTGCCGCAATACACGATTTGTCAGGTTATGGCCGGGCCTCCCTGACAGTCGCCATCCCCATTCTTTCTTATATGGGGTATCAGGTTTGCCCTCTCCCCACGGCTATTTTATCCGCCCACAGCGAATACAAAGATTTCCGTAGCTTCGATCTGACCGACCAGATGCAGGGGATCATCGATCATTGGAAAGAACTGGACTTACATTTCGATGCTTTGTATTCGGGTTATCTGGCATCGGAAAAACAAATGAATATCGTATCCGGATTTTTCGATGATTTCAGTCAGGACGACAATTTCATCTTAGTCGATCCTGTTTTAGGAGACCACGGTAAACTCTATCCGGGGATGGATACCGGCATGATAACAGGGATGCGCGAACTGTGTAAAAAAGCGAATGTGATCACACCCAACCTGACGGAAGCGGCCTTTCTTTTAGATACGGCGCCATCTCCTCACACCCCCCCGGCCGAAGCGATCGAATGGTGTAAAGCCCTCAGTAAACTCGGGCCGGAATATGTTATCATCACTTCGGCTCCGTCGGGAAATGAAAAAAAAGTGGCTACGCTCGCTTATAATAAGAACGACGAACGCCTGTGGCGGGTGAGCAGCGATTACGTTGCAGCCAGTTATCCGGGTACCGGTGATGCTTTTGCAAGTGTCATCACCGGTTGTCTGCTCAACGGCGACAGTTTACCTGAAGCGATCGAACGGGCTGTACACTTCATCAACATGGGAATCAAGGCTACTTTCGGGTATACCCACAATCCTTTAGACGGGATGAACCAGGAAAAAGTGCTTCACTACCTGAATGAATCCCTCCCTTATTTCACTTACGAACTATTGCCCGGATGA
- a CDS encoding HAD family hydrolase, producing MIKAIITDLDGTLLPRGGSISSGTLEAFRLAGNKGCIRIIATGRNLYSALKILPAGFPIDYLVFSSGAGTLRWSDRRLLSAHHLSMSETREIASYLWEYNINFTIQREIPDNHYFYYTTLYPIHPDYQKRLATYRPFGSPIDSPAGIQGKATQFVMILDALQLRLLEKIRSDLAGYSVVRSTSPLDNRAIWLEIFADGIHKGNSCQTLLKKLNINCKEVAGLGNDYNDIDFLDICAEAYLVANAPVNLQRHYKLVKSDKEEGFTEFISKVL from the coding sequence ATGATCAAAGCGATTATTACCGATCTGGACGGTACACTTCTTCCCAGAGGAGGGAGCATCAGTTCCGGTACCCTGGAAGCCTTCCGGCTAGCCGGGAATAAAGGATGTATCCGGATCATTGCCACAGGCCGTAACCTGTATTCCGCCCTCAAAATATTACCTGCCGGTTTTCCGATAGATTATCTGGTTTTCTCTTCCGGTGCCGGTACACTACGTTGGAGCGATCGCCGATTGCTGTCGGCTCATCACCTCAGTATGTCCGAGACCCGGGAAATAGCCTCTTATCTTTGGGAATACAATATCAATTTCACCATCCAACGGGAAATCCCGGATAACCATTATTTTTATTACACAACCCTTTACCCGATACATCCCGATTACCAAAAACGCCTGGCCACCTACCGGCCTTTCGGAAGCCCGATAGATTCACCGGCCGGCATACAGGGTAAAGCCACCCAATTCGTAATGATTCTCGATGCCCTGCAATTACGGTTACTAGAAAAAATCCGTTCGGATTTAGCCGGTTATTCCGTAGTACGCTCCACTTCGCCTTTAGACAACCGGGCGATCTGGCTGGAAATTTTTGCCGACGGTATCCATAAAGGCAATAGCTGTCAAACTCTTTTAAAAAAACTGAATATCAATTGTAAAGAGGTTGCCGGACTAGGCAATGATTATAATGATATCGATTTTCTGGATATTTGTGCCGAAGCCTATTTGGTAGCCAATGCCCCGGTTAATTTACAAAGACACTATAAATTAGTAAAATCGGACAAAGAAGAAGGATTTACAGAATTTATATCCAAAGTATTATAA
- a CDS encoding YraN family protein — MAAHNDLGRKGEEKAVEYLVREGYVVLERNWRLKHRELDVICLKGDLLVVVEVKTRDLPEEHPEELLDYRKRRNIRIATDAYIKAKGIRAEVRFDLILVIGPDLKIEHVKEAIQVFE; from the coding sequence ATGGCAGCTCATAATGATTTGGGGCGGAAGGGAGAGGAGAAGGCGGTTGAATATTTGGTGCGGGAGGGATATGTTGTTTTAGAACGCAACTGGAGGTTAAAACACCGGGAATTGGATGTTATTTGCCTGAAAGGGGATCTGTTGGTGGTTGTAGAGGTGAAAACCCGTGATTTGCCGGAAGAACATCCCGAGGAACTGTTGGATTACCGCAAGAGAAGAAATATCCGTATAGCGACGGATGCCTATATTAAAGCGAAAGGGATTCGGGCTGAGGTGCGCTTCGATTTGATTTTGGTGATCGGGCCTGATTTAAAGATTGAACATGTAAAGGAAGCGATTCAGGTGTTTGAATAG
- the pyrF gene encoding orotidine-5'-phosphate decarboxylase, with the protein MDYNQLFEQIKAKKSFLCVGLDSDIAKIPPHLLQLEDPVFEFNKAVIDATAEVAIAYKPNIAFYESRGVEGWKSLEKTIHYIRTSYPDIFTIADAKRGDIGNTSQMYAKAFLETLAFDSITVAPYMGEDSVTPFLQYEGKWVVLLALTSNKGAYDFQFFESEGMKLYEKVLEKSQDWGNARNMMYVVGATKAEMLAGIRRIVPDHFLLVPGVGAQGGSLEEVAKYGMNAHCGLIVNSSRGIIFADRTENFAVRAREEAFKLQKDMERLLVEGKVL; encoded by the coding sequence ATGGATTATAATCAATTATTTGAACAGATAAAGGCAAAGAAATCCTTCCTTTGTGTCGGCTTAGACTCGGATATCGCTAAGATTCCCCCGCATTTGCTACAGTTGGAAGATCCTGTTTTTGAATTTAATAAAGCCGTTATCGATGCGACGGCCGAGGTGGCTATCGCCTATAAACCCAATATCGCTTTTTATGAAAGCCGGGGTGTCGAAGGATGGAAAAGTCTGGAGAAGACTATACACTATATCCGGACGAGTTACCCGGATATTTTTACTATTGCGGATGCTAAGCGGGGGGATATCGGAAATACTTCGCAGATGTATGCCAAAGCTTTTCTGGAAACTCTTGCTTTCGATTCGATCACGGTGGCTCCCTATATGGGAGAAGATTCGGTGACTCCTTTCCTGCAATATGAGGGAAAGTGGGTTGTACTTCTGGCCCTGACTTCCAATAAAGGAGCTTATGACTTCCAGTTTTTTGAAAGCGAAGGGATGAAATTGTATGAAAAGGTACTCGAAAAATCACAGGACTGGGGGAATGCCCGGAATATGATGTACGTTGTCGGAGCGACAAAAGCCGAGATGCTGGCCGGAATCCGCCGGATCGTGCCCGATCATTTTCTGTTGGTGCCGGGAGTCGGAGCTCAGGGCGGAAGTCTCGAAGAAGTGGCGAAATATGGAATGAATGCACATTGTGGCTTGATAGTCAATTCTTCCCGGGGCATTATTTTTGCCGACCGTACAGAAAATTTTGCCGTACGTGCACGGGAAGAAGCGTTTAAACTGCAAAAAGATATGGAGCGGTTGTTAGTGGAAGGGAAAGTATTATAG
- a CDS encoding glycogen/starch synthase, producing MAKKKILFISQEIMPYLPESEMAHIGRYLPQGIQEKGKEIRTFMPRYGCINERRNQLHEVIRLSGMNLIINDTDHPLIIKVASIQSARMQVYFIDNEDYFQRKHVITDEKGSFFPDNDERAIFFTRGVFETVKKLRWAPDLIYCQGWFTALVPLYLKKEYNEDPIFAHSKVVYSTYNDQFGGTLDQDFQKKVLSENITSEDVRILSEPTHTNVNKLAFDYSDGIIFNSSNVDPELKAYATQSGKPVTEYTTPEEYIENYATFFDQILESPAKK from the coding sequence ATGGCGAAGAAAAAGATTCTTTTTATATCTCAAGAGATCATGCCTTATTTACCTGAATCGGAAATGGCCCATATCGGCCGTTACTTACCTCAGGGGATTCAGGAAAAAGGCAAAGAAATCAGGACATTCATGCCGCGTTATGGATGTATTAACGAAAGACGTAACCAGCTTCACGAAGTGATTCGCCTGTCGGGAATGAATTTGATCATCAATGACACAGACCACCCGTTGATTATCAAGGTAGCCTCTATCCAATCTGCCCGGATGCAGGTATATTTTATCGACAATGAAGACTATTTTCAACGGAAACATGTGATTACCGATGAAAAAGGGTCTTTCTTCCCGGACAATGACGAACGGGCGATCTTTTTTACCAGAGGAGTATTCGAAACGGTAAAAAAATTAAGATGGGCTCCGGACCTGATCTATTGCCAGGGCTGGTTCACCGCTTTAGTGCCTCTGTATCTGAAAAAGGAATACAACGAAGATCCGATATTCGCTCATTCTAAAGTAGTATATTCTACCTATAATGACCAGTTCGGTGGCACCTTAGACCAGGATTTTCAAAAGAAAGTATTGAGTGAAAATATTACTTCGGAAGACGTACGTATCCTGAGCGAACCGACCCATACGAACGTCAATAAACTGGCTTTCGATTATTCGGATGGGATTATTTTCAATAGCTCTAATGTCGACCCGGAACTAAAGGCTTATGCGACACAAAGCGGCAAACCGGTGACAGAATACACCACTCCGGAAGAATACATCGAAAATTACGCCACCTTCTTCGATCAGATTCTGGAAAGTCCGGCAAAAAAATAA
- a CDS encoding NAD-dependent epimerase/dehydratase family protein, translated as MVFVTGATGLLGSHLLYFLAVSGHSVSALRRKQSRLEDSRAVFLQYPDGERYWNTINWGEGDVVQKEGLAEYVRRADYVYHCAAVVSFSGTDRMHLMNTNLQGTENVAALCLEYQVRLCYVSSIAALGDARQPEDLIDEDTPVIAGREHSVYSQSKTAAEKLIRKYIGYGLNAVIVCPSVILGAGMWHRSSARLFFTAAKGIPFYTRGMTGYVDVRDVCELMIRLCEDPLVSGERFVLNGGNYTYQELFTAIARVNGVQPPWWNLAPWMTELVWRMLACWGYLSGSKPAFTRETARSSQHCSRYSNARILSLYPDFHFYPLVETVDHMRLMWISASADPKHK; from the coding sequence ATGGTTTTTGTGACAGGTGCAACCGGATTATTGGGTAGCCATTTATTGTATTTTTTGGCTGTTTCAGGCCATTCGGTTTCGGCATTGCGTAGAAAACAGAGCCGGCTGGAAGATTCCCGGGCTGTATTTTTACAGTATCCTGACGGTGAAAGATATTGGAACACGATCAATTGGGGCGAAGGGGATGTGGTGCAAAAGGAGGGGCTGGCCGAATATGTCCGGCGGGCTGACTATGTTTATCACTGTGCTGCTGTGGTGTCTTTTTCGGGGACGGATCGGATGCATCTGATGAATACCAACCTGCAAGGGACTGAAAACGTGGCGGCTCTGTGTCTGGAATATCAGGTGAGGCTTTGTTATGTCAGTTCGATCGCAGCCCTTGGTGATGCCCGGCAACCGGAAGATTTGATCGACGAGGATACACCTGTTATCGCCGGTAGAGAGCATTCGGTTTATTCTCAAAGTAAAACGGCTGCTGAAAAACTGATCCGGAAATATATCGGTTATGGATTGAATGCAGTTATCGTATGTCCGTCGGTGATTCTGGGGGCGGGTATGTGGCATCGCAGTAGTGCACGATTGTTTTTTACCGCTGCTAAAGGAATTCCTTTTTATACGCGGGGCATGACCGGATATGTGGATGTCCGGGATGTGTGCGAATTGATGATCCGGTTGTGTGAAGATCCTTTGGTGAGTGGGGAACGTTTTGTGTTGAATGGAGGAAATTATACTTATCAGGAACTTTTTACAGCTATAGCCCGGGTGAATGGAGTACAGCCTCCCTGGTGGAATCTTGCACCCTGGATGACCGAACTGGTATGGAGGATGCTGGCCTGTTGGGGATACCTTTCCGGATCTAAGCCTGCTTTTACCCGTGAGACTGCCCGGTCGTCTCAACATTGTTCACGATATTCGAACGCCAGGATACTCAGCCTTTATCCGGATTTTCATTTCTATCCTCTGGTAGAGACGGTAGATCATATGCGGCTGATGTGGATTTCAGCATCTGCAGATCCGAAGCATAAGTGA
- the prfA gene encoding peptide chain release factor 1 — MNHPLLEKLETYYIRFKEIGQLITDPEVIQDMERYVRLTKEYKELETITRTADKFKAALLSVEESKDILLHEEDKELREMAEMEIEELEDKLPGMEQELKLLLVPADPDDSKNVILEIRGGTGGDEACLFAGDLFRMYAKFCERKGWKVEVTNANEGTAGGYKEIVASVTGKGVYGIMKYESGVHRVQRVPATETQGRVHTSAATVAVLPEAEAFEVEINEGAIKWDTFRSGGAGGQNVNKVESGVRLRYVWQNPNTGVAEEILIECTETRDQPKNKERALSRLRTFIYDKEHQKYIDDISAKRKTMVSTGDRSAKIRTYNYPQGRVTDHRINFTLYNLQAVMDGEIDEIIEKLQIEENTERLKESGL, encoded by the coding sequence ATGAATCATCCATTATTAGAAAAATTAGAGACTTATTATATCCGTTTTAAGGAGATCGGACAGTTGATCACCGATCCTGAAGTGATTCAGGACATGGAGCGCTATGTGAGGTTGACCAAGGAGTATAAGGAGTTGGAGACAATCACCCGAACTGCCGATAAGTTTAAGGCGGCCCTGCTTAGTGTCGAGGAATCGAAAGATATTCTGCTGCACGAAGAGGATAAAGAACTTCGCGAAATGGCTGAAATGGAGATCGAAGAGCTGGAAGATAAATTGCCGGGTATGGAGCAGGAATTGAAGTTGTTGCTGGTACCCGCAGATCCGGACGATAGTAAGAATGTTATACTCGAGATCCGGGGAGGAACGGGAGGAGATGAAGCCTGTCTGTTTGCCGGCGACCTGTTCCGGATGTATGCGAAATTTTGTGAACGTAAAGGGTGGAAAGTCGAGGTGACCAATGCCAATGAAGGAACTGCCGGAGGATACAAAGAAATCGTGGCCAGCGTTACCGGTAAAGGTGTGTACGGCATTATGAAATATGAATCGGGAGTGCACCGGGTGCAACGGGTTCCTGCTACGGAGACACAGGGACGGGTGCATACTTCGGCAGCTACCGTGGCGGTATTGCCTGAAGCCGAGGCTTTTGAAGTGGAAATCAACGAGGGGGCGATCAAATGGGATACTTTCCGTTCGGGAGGAGCAGGAGGACAGAATGTGAATAAAGTGGAATCCGGTGTCCGGCTGCGGTATGTCTGGCAAAATCCCAATACCGGTGTGGCCGAAGAAATCCTGATCGAATGTACCGAAACCCGGGATCAACCGAAGAATAAAGAAAGGGCACTTTCCCGTTTGCGTACTTTTATCTATGATAAAGAACATCAGAAATACATCGACGACATTTCGGCTAAACGCAAGACGATGGTCAGTACAGGTGACCGTTCTGCTAAAATCCGTACCTATAATTATCCGCAAGGACGGGTAACCGATCACCGGATCAACTTTACACTTTATAATTTACAGGCTGTGATGGACGGCGAAATCGACGAGATTATCGAAAAACTGCAGATCGAAGAAAATACCGAGCGTTTGAAAGAAAGCGGACTGTAG
- a CDS encoding MutS-related protein produces the protein MSFTVDKQTLDDLNLLGKYRSNSIYNVFSRTHTQGGEMVLEQMFRNPLSDADAINKRSAVFEYFQQKNLEFPFDRKLLDAVEYYLSTPAHSKRAVSYLNNGKRKLMQCIAADQAYELIGAGVVASIQLLDKVESFYAGLDEGNGAYSATISEVMTMLHSKEWERLKKLKGVEQFPFRRLVYYDYCLRARGYENLRRLMNIIYELDVYMTGAAVAAQRGFSRAVAYPSSTTDNRIDLVNVFHPQVRNAVANSICISHNQNVLFLTGANMAGKSTFMKSFGVAVYMAHMGFPVAAEKMEFTVQDGLYTSINVSDNLNMGYSHFYAEVLRVKFVASEVAAGKNMVIILDELFKGTNVKDAYDATVAVIEAFSIHQNCSFIISTHILEAGQTLHEKCPHFKFAYLPTVMEGRIPRYTYRLTDGITADRHGMQIITNEHIVDIIREGSRKIG, from the coding sequence ATGAGTTTTACAGTAGACAAACAGACCTTGGATGATTTGAATCTTCTAGGGAAATATAGGAGCAATTCTATTTATAATGTGTTTAGCCGCACTCATACGCAGGGTGGTGAGATGGTGTTGGAACAGATGTTTCGTAACCCTCTTTCTGATGCTGATGCCATTAATAAAAGAAGTGCTGTATTTGAATATTTTCAGCAGAAAAATCTGGAATTTCCTTTTGATAGAAAACTTTTGGATGCTGTGGAGTATTATCTGAGTACTCCTGCACATTCCAAGAGGGCTGTCAGTTATTTGAATAACGGTAAACGTAAGTTGATGCAGTGTATTGCTGCCGATCAAGCTTATGAGTTGATTGGTGCAGGTGTGGTTGCCTCTATTCAGTTGCTGGATAAAGTGGAGTCTTTTTATGCCGGATTGGATGAGGGCAATGGTGCTTATAGTGCAACAATCTCGGAGGTGATGACGATGCTGCATAGCAAAGAGTGGGAAAGACTGAAGAAATTGAAAGGTGTGGAGCAGTTCCCTTTCCGCCGTTTGGTGTATTATGATTATTGTTTGCGTGCGCGTGGTTATGAGAATTTAAGGCGTCTGATGAATATTATATATGAATTGGATGTTTATATGACCGGTGCTGCTGTTGCGGCTCAGAGAGGATTTTCTCGAGCTGTGGCATATCCATCGTCAACAACGGATAATCGCATTGATTTGGTGAATGTTTTCCATCCGCAGGTACGCAATGCTGTTGCTAACAGTATTTGTATCAGCCATAATCAAAATGTGCTTTTTTTAACCGGTGCAAATATGGCCGGTAAGTCTACATTTATGAAGTCCTTTGGAGTTGCTGTGTATATGGCACATATGGGTTTCCCTGTGGCTGCTGAAAAGATGGAATTTACGGTACAGGATGGTTTATATACTTCTATAAATGTATCGGATAATTTAAATATGGGATATAGCCATTTCTATGCTGAAGTATTGCGTGTGAAATTCGTTGCCAGTGAAGTTGCTGCTGGTAAAAATATGGTAATTATATTAGATGAGTTATTTAAAGGTACGAATGTAAAAGATGCTTATGATGCCACTGTCGCCGTCATAGAGGCTTTTTCAATTCATCAGAATTGTTCATTCATTATTTCTACCCATATTTTGGAAGCCGGTCAGACATTGCATGAGAAGTGTCCGCATTTCAAATTTGCTTATCTGCCGACTGTTATGGAAGGAAGAATTCCGAGGTACACTTACCGCCTGACAGACGGAATTACTGCAGACCGTCACGGAATGCAGATTATCACTAACGAGCATATCGTTGATATTATCAGGGAAGGAAGTAGAAAGATTGGTTAA
- a CDS encoding glutamine synthetase III family protein: MAKIRFSALEELAHRKPLEVPKRRRVSEIFGCDVLTIEKMRQYLSIEAFKKLEKVMIEGGTIDRGLADQVAAAMKAWAVEKGATHYTHWFHPLNGATAEKHDGFIDLQKNGSMIEAFDGRMLVQQEPDASSFPNGGIRNTFEARGYTAWDPGSPAFINNNTLCIPTVFVAYTGEALDYKTPMLKALALIDKAAVGICQYFDKDVEKVTATLGWEQEYFLVDEALFNARPDLKLCGRTLMGHSAAKDQQLEDHYFGAIPERVNAFMDELEYECHRLGIPAKTRHNECAPNQFELAPIFEEANLAVDHNQLLMSTMKRIAKHHKFRVLLHEKPYKGINGSGKHNNWSLLTDTGVNLLSPGKNPKSNMQFLVFLVATTKAVLEQEALFKACIVSLGNERRLGGDEAPPVIMSVFLGQQLDSILDEIEQKVSSKKMSPDEKTELKLNVGKIPEIMRDNTDRNRTSPFAFTGNRFEFRAVGASANCGAAMIVLNTAVAEQLIAFKKEADALIDRGVKKDEAIFQVLRKYIIACKKIRFEGNGYSKEWQEEAQRRGLSVDSDCVGALKAYLAPKARKLFVENGIFTERELEARFEIKNEIYLKKLQIESRVLGDLALNHIIPTAITYQNTLIENVKGLKEILPDVYNEVGEVQLKAIKEISTHIKEIRTLVDEMTEARKVANNSISNEVERAQVYSATVLPYLDKIRYHIDKLELLVDDEIWPLPKYRELLFFK; encoded by the coding sequence ATGGCAAAAATAAGATTCTCGGCATTAGAAGAGCTGGCTCATCGGAAACCTTTAGAAGTCCCAAAACGGCGACGGGTATCTGAAATTTTCGGATGTGATGTACTTACCATAGAGAAAATGCGTCAGTATTTGTCTATAGAAGCTTTCAAGAAATTGGAAAAGGTGATGATAGAAGGTGGGACGATAGACAGGGGACTGGCCGATCAGGTTGCTGCAGCGATGAAAGCCTGGGCTGTAGAAAAGGGAGCAACCCATTACACCCACTGGTTTCATCCCCTGAACGGAGCTACGGCAGAAAAACACGATGGGTTTATTGATTTGCAAAAAAACGGAAGTATGATAGAAGCCTTCGACGGCCGGATGCTGGTACAGCAAGAGCCCGATGCATCGAGTTTTCCGAACGGCGGTATCCGGAATACTTTTGAAGCCAGAGGATATACCGCCTGGGATCCGGGATCTCCTGCTTTCATCAACAACAACACCTTGTGTATACCGACGGTATTCGTGGCTTATACGGGCGAAGCCCTGGATTATAAAACGCCGATGTTGAAGGCCTTGGCGTTGATCGACAAGGCAGCTGTCGGCATTTGCCAGTATTTCGATAAAGATGTGGAAAAAGTGACGGCAACCTTGGGATGGGAACAGGAATATTTTCTGGTCGACGAAGCCTTGTTCAATGCCCGGCCTGACCTGAAATTGTGCGGCCGTACTTTGATGGGCCATTCGGCAGCTAAAGATCAGCAGCTGGAAGATCATTATTTCGGGGCTATTCCCGAGCGGGTAAATGCTTTTATGGATGAACTCGAATACGAGTGCCATCGGCTGGGCATTCCGGCAAAAACCCGTCACAATGAATGTGCTCCGAATCAGTTCGAACTGGCACCGATTTTCGAGGAAGCGAACCTGGCTGTGGATCATAATCAGTTATTGATGTCTACGATGAAGCGGATAGCCAAACATCATAAGTTCCGGGTATTGTTGCATGAAAAACCTTATAAAGGAATCAACGGTTCGGGTAAACACAACAATTGGTCTTTACTGACGGATACCGGAGTGAATTTGTTGTCTCCGGGGAAGAACCCGAAGTCCAATATGCAATTCCTCGTTTTCTTGGTCGCTACTACAAAAGCTGTATTGGAACAGGAGGCCTTGTTTAAAGCTTGTATCGTTTCTTTGGGAAATGAGCGCCGTTTGGGAGGGGATGAGGCACCACCGGTGATTATGTCCGTATTCCTGGGACAACAGCTCGATTCTATTCTGGACGAAATCGAACAGAAAGTGAGCAGTAAGAAGATGAGTCCTGATGAAAAGACCGAATTGAAGTTGAATGTCGGTAAAATTCCTGAAATCATGCGGGACAATACCGACCGCAACCGTACTTCTCCTTTTGCTTTTACCGGTAACCGTTTCGAATTCAGAGCGGTAGGTGCTTCTGCCAATTGTGGTGCAGCGATGATCGTACTCAATACCGCTGTGGCTGAACAATTGATTGCTTTTAAGAAAGAAGCCGATGCATTGATCGATAGAGGGGTGAAAAAAGACGAAGCGATTTTTCAGGTCTTGAGAAAGTATATCATTGCTTGTAAAAAAATCCGTTTTGAAGGTAACGGATATAGTAAAGAATGGCAGGAAGAAGCTCAAAGGAGAGGGTTGTCGGTCGATAGTGATTGCGTGGGGGCGCTCAAAGCTTACTTGGCTCCGAAAGCCAGAAAATTGTTCGTAGAGAACGGGATCTTTACCGAACGTGAACTGGAAGCCCGTTTTGAAATCAAGAACGAGATCTATCTGAAAAAACTACAGATCGAATCCCGGGTATTGGGGGATCTGGCCTTGAATCATATTATCCCGACAGCGATTACTTATCAAAATACCCTGATCGAGAATGTGAAAGGGTTGAAAGAGATCCTGCCGGATGTATATAATGAAGTGGGCGAAGTGCAGTTGAAAGCGATTAAAGAGATTTCTACCCATATCAAAGAGATCCGTACTTTGGTCGACGAAATGACCGAAGCCCGTAAAGTGGCTAACAATTCTATTTCGAATGAAGTGGAAAGGGCTCAGGTTTATTCTGCTACGGTTTTACCGTATCTGGATAAAATCCGTTATCACATCGATAAGCTGGAACTACTCGTCGACGATGAGATCTGGCCCTTACCGAAATACCGGGAATTACTTTTCTTTAAATAG
- a CDS encoding OsmC family protein: MATMKAKYLGQLRVECEHVASGTKMMTDAPVDNCGKGEAFSPTDLCAAALGSCILTTMGIYAGQHNIDLEGTEMEITKTMGTEPRRIVRIGIDIFMPAKAYSAKDRIVLERVAQTCPVYYSLNEHLEKSVCFHWSV; encoded by the coding sequence ATGGCGACAATGAAAGCAAAATATTTGGGACAACTCCGTGTGGAGTGTGAACATGTGGCGAGCGGTACGAAGATGATGACCGACGCTCCGGTCGATAATTGTGGTAAAGGGGAAGCTTTTTCACCCACCGATTTGTGTGCTGCTGCTTTAGGTTCTTGTATATTGACTACCATGGGGATTTATGCCGGTCAGCATAACATCGATCTGGAAGGTACAGAGATGGAGATAACGAAGACTATGGGGACAGAGCCCCGGCGTATTGTAAGAATCGGAATCGATATTTTTATGCCTGCGAAAGCTTATTCTGCCAAAGACCGGATTGTTTTGGAGCGGGTGGCACAGACTTGTCCCGTTTATTATAGTCTGAACGAACATTTGGAAAAGTCGGTTTGTTTTCATTGGTCGGTATAG